A DNA window from Acetilactobacillus jinshanensis contains the following coding sequences:
- a CDS encoding hemolysin family protein produces MAGFFVACEFALVQTRESELKESANKDKVNGKKVPVKLKREIYMVTHLNDYLSTTQVGVSLGGILMGWVGEKLVDEGLEYLFGLPLWHMNNGTVESASAIIGLVVLTYLEVVLTEVTPKNLSTAKSRFMLGVVCTPLHYCHKIFFPLVWLINVSAEQTVKLFGIKMADQTDESLSQGEILDVSRNAVKNGMLDRNDYTYMVRAFKFNTKVAKDIMVDRTQLVVINDDDTDQDAINVYLTKKFSRLPVVKNNNKDQIIGYVYNYDLIRQHQVNPDVKVTKLLRHVITTAETTPITQVLKEMVKKHTPLVVVVNEYGGTSGIITDKDIYDELFGTIRDEVDPSMNEFIFKQPQGTYQINGKINIYDFERFFNNEIPDFNKSDAVTLSGYFIAKYPEIHDGSVINLGGFKFKITKVVNSFVKWFEVTPVHERAKKDLEDKKKAAIAKQEKKPSKQGSQSANELS; encoded by the coding sequence ATGGCCGGCTTTTTCGTCGCCTGTGAATTTGCATTAGTCCAAACCCGTGAGAGTGAACTAAAGGAATCGGCTAATAAGGATAAAGTCAACGGTAAAAAAGTTCCAGTTAAATTAAAGCGTGAAATTTACATGGTCACGCATTTAAATGATTACCTATCCACTACTCAAGTCGGAGTATCGCTAGGCGGTATTCTAATGGGCTGGGTTGGTGAAAAACTGGTCGATGAAGGATTAGAATATCTGTTCGGCCTTCCGCTCTGGCATATGAACAACGGAACCGTCGAATCGGCCAGTGCCATCATTGGTCTAGTCGTATTGACTTACTTAGAAGTTGTATTGACTGAAGTTACACCGAAGAACTTAAGTACTGCTAAATCTCGGTTCATGCTAGGTGTTGTATGTACGCCATTGCATTACTGCCATAAGATCTTCTTCCCATTAGTTTGGTTGATCAACGTGTCTGCTGAACAAACGGTTAAGCTCTTTGGTATCAAGATGGCTGATCAGACCGATGAATCCCTGTCACAGGGTGAAATCCTGGACGTTTCCAGAAACGCCGTTAAGAACGGCATGTTAGACCGTAACGACTATACTTACATGGTCCGTGCCTTTAAGTTCAACACTAAGGTCGCTAAAGACATCATGGTCGACCGAACCCAGTTAGTTGTTATCAATGATGATGATACTGACCAGGACGCCATTAATGTTTACTTAACCAAGAAGTTCAGCCGTTTACCAGTTGTTAAGAATAACAACAAGGATCAGATCATTGGTTACGTATACAACTATGATTTAATTCGTCAGCACCAGGTTAACCCAGACGTTAAGGTCACTAAGTTATTACGTCATGTAATAACGACTGCCGAAACGACACCGATTACCCAGGTTCTGAAAGAAATGGTCAAGAAGCATACACCTTTGGTTGTCGTTGTTAATGAATACGGTGGTACCAGTGGGATCATCACTGATAAAGATATCTATGATGAACTCTTTGGTACCATTCGTGACGAAGTTGATCCATCCATGAATGAATTTATCTTCAAACAACCACAAGGTACTTACCAGATCAATGGTAAGATCAACATCTACGATTTCGAACGTTTCTTCAACAACGAAATCCCAGATTTTAACAAGTCCGATGCCGTTACTTTGTCAGGTTACTTTATTGCTAAGTATCCTGAAATTCATGATGGCTCGGTAATTAACCTTGGTGGCTTTAAATTCAAGATCACGAAGGTCGTTAACTCATTCGTTAAATGGTTTGAAGTTACACCCGTTCACGAACGAGCTAAGAAAGATCTTGAAGATAAGAAGAAAGCGGCCATTGCTAAACAGGAAAAGAAACCGTCTAAGCAAGGTTCCCAGTCCGCTAATGAATTAAGTTAA
- a CDS encoding Hsp20/alpha crystallin family protein, with protein sequence MSEELSNVFNDDPMTNFDDDFDLGSMNDFFGDLDKSFFNAMPKMNPMKTDVTENKKNYQVTAELPGFKKNQIHMDYRHNTLRIHAVHNVSRNVKNNKGKVLRSERSMSNVNRAFYLPNVKFNKISASYDGGLLKVTLPKAAKKIDNSHRISIK encoded by the coding sequence ATGAGTGAAGAATTAAGTAACGTATTTAATGATGACCCAATGACTAACTTTGACGATGACTTCGATTTAGGCTCAATGAATGACTTCTTTGGTGATCTTGACAAGAGCTTCTTCAATGCCATGCCAAAGATGAACCCAATGAAGACTGACGTTACTGAAAACAAGAAGAACTATCAGGTAACCGCCGAATTACCGGGTTTCAAGAAGAACCAGATCCACATGGACTACCGTCACAACACTTTACGGATTCATGCCGTTCATAACGTATCCCGTAACGTTAAGAACAATAAGGGCAAGGTTCTCCGTAGCGAACGCTCAATGAGCAACGTTAACCGTGCGTTCTACTTGCCAAACGTCAAATTTAATAAGATTTCCGCTAGTTATGACGGCGGCTTATTGAAAGTTACTTTACCAAAGGCCGCTAAAAAGATTGATAATTCCCACCGCATCAGCATTAAATAA
- a CDS encoding Hsp20/alpha crystallin family protein — MANELRNMFDDDEDPMNDFFGNFGRSLFDSVASHNQMKTDVVEHKDDYQVTSELPGFKKDDIHMDYRDNTLRIHATHNISKAAKNDKGRVLRKERSNSDVARAFYLPNVDLSKVSATYDGGLLKVTLPKVEKDDSSHQINIK, encoded by the coding sequence ATGGCAAATGAATTAAGAAACATGTTTGATGATGACGAAGATCCAATGAACGATTTCTTTGGTAACTTTGGTCGTAGTTTATTCGACTCAGTTGCCAGTCACAACCAGATGAAAACAGATGTCGTTGAACACAAGGATGATTATCAAGTAACTTCCGAATTACCAGGCTTTAAGAAAGATGATATCCATATGGATTACCGTGACAATACCTTACGGATCCACGCTACTCACAACATTAGTAAAGCCGCTAAGAATGACAAGGGCAGAGTATTAAGAAAAGAACGTTCCAACAGTGACGTTGCCCGTGCATTCTACTTACCAAACGTTGACTTAAGCAAAGTTAGCGCAACCTATGATGGTGGTCTGTTAAAGGTAACCTTACCAAAGGTTGAAAAAGATGACAGCAGCCACCAAATCAACATCAAGTAA